In Oncorhynchus mykiss isolate Arlee chromosome 32, USDA_OmykA_1.1, whole genome shotgun sequence, the DNA window GTGTCTGAGGGAGTTGGCCAGAACCAGGCGCTTAGTGGGCTCGTACTCCAGCATGCTCTCAATTAGGTCAAACAGCTGATGGTGCTCCTCAGCTTCCGACAACAGGtatctctgagagagagagagacagaaagagcgatgGTATACAGAGATGTGATTTGCATAACAATGAAAATCAGGAACCGTTGATACTAGAGTCGGGGTTAGGGTTAATTTGTCTAAAGAGAGGATGATTTTAGAAATTCCTGGTTAATCCGATATGAGAGGGTGAATGAGAGGTAGAGGTCAAGGAAGATAAAGTAGTGGGGTGCTACACAAGGAGGGAAAAGGAGCTGCTCTCTTACCCGTAAGGGTTTGCAGTTCTCCCTCACGTATCTCCCAGCTGACGAGCTCTCGTCCCAGTCCAGACGGCCGCGGTAAAAATATTTCTGCTTCCTGAGTTGAGAAATTGTCAAAGATTGAGGCGTGGCATACAGAAATAAAAATCCTTTGAAGAACAGTTTGTGTGCACGTGCATGCAGGGGCAGCACCCTGGAAAGAGTTGCCACGGGGTTCGACGCAAGACATAATGACAATCATCGCTAACAAAAAGGCCCTTTAAAATGTGGCATGGACCAAACTTCACTTTGAtgctatgggtgtgtgtgttggattgCTTTTTGACCTGCAACTAACTACACAGATGCACCTggtcgtatgtgtgtgtgtgtgagctctgaCCTCGTCTTGCGTATCATCCTGGAGGGCACTGGCCCCAGTATTCTCTCCATCATAGCCAGATGCTCCCTGTTATCATGAGTCTGAGGAAGGGATGAACAAACAAGATGGTGATAAAATTAAGATTCACCATGGCTATTTCTCATTCAATGTATAAAATAGCCATAAAAGTAGATTGTGGATATCAGCGATGCAAACAGACCATTATCAGAGCGCTCACCTATCTTGAAACAATTTTAATAAACGCTGAGTAAAATATGGCTGAAGTTGAGAGCTTTGAATAGAATGTGTGAGCTAGCATCTATGGTGTTAGAAGCACAGCCAAGCAAAACTCAGAACACGGAGGACGACCTCAACCAAGGGTTGATCCTCAATAGGATTAGCAGCTGTCTCTCCCTGCTGCTTTCTCCGGCTCAACATGTGCGTGTTTTCTTGCAcgtgtgcaaatgtatttgtggGTACACATGTTGGTGTGATACTGGTCCGACTCCGGGCTGACCAATCCGAGTGACCAGGCAGCAAGCTATTCTGGGCTTTGTTCAGTCCTTCCCGTCAACCTGAATCGACCAATCTAGAAAGGCAGCTGTCGCCATAGACAGAAATGGGTTGGGAAGTGAAGtggggttttacctggaacaGGGTGAAGCCTAGGTAGTACTCAAACAGGATGCAACCGATGCTCCACACGTCACATGGCTGGCTCCAGCCCAGCTCTGCAGGACAAAACACATAATGGGTGGAAAGTAACATTTCCTCGGGGTGGTTTCCCGGAGACAGATTAAGCCTAATGCTGGATTAAAAAGTATTTAAATTGAGATTCTCCATTTAGCTCATCTTTTAGtctaggactaggcttaatctgtgtccaggaaatgGCCGCGTATTATTCAACACATAATGAATTGGTGTAGGCTGGTGGAACCTAATAAAAACAGCAGGAAAAACTATTTAAGACACTAGCGCCAGTGCTTTGATTTATCAAAAGCAACAAATCAAATTACAACACAGCAGCTTTCTGCCTAAACATTGTCCGTCACTTCACAACTAGCACTTCGGATCAAGAGGGTGAGTGTGCAGCTTTTGAGTTTCTTTAGATAGAACAAGGGAGGCCTTACCCAAGCCACATAACATGGCCAAGGGTAAGCGTACACCTTGAGCTTTTAAAATTACGTAAAAAGACAAATCAACCCTGCTCAAAGCACACTCAACTAATTATCTCATGCACTACTGAGCGAGGTTAAGCCGATCAACTGCACTTAGTGTCTGACTGAGTTGTTCAGTGTCTACCTGACTGGAACAGAACTGGCAGGGTATGGCAGTTCAACGCGACTGCCAAGGAACACCCCCCCTCTGTTTTAGAATAGCCTTCCTCACCCAACCACACAGACTATAGCAGTTCATTGCCAACGTAGTGGCTACACCAGCCTTAGTTTAGAATAGTCCTCATttgggctgtggcggtcatgacattgtcaagcaaataactgccagtcACAGTAATTTGACCATTAATTAACAAAACACATTTGGCATCTCCTGACTTCCAAACAttgcctacaagccactgatgctgaCCTTTAGAACATCTACATTAAaacagtctaataaatccatgtaatatagcctacaccttcccaataaatcaattatttattttagaccggtctaaagaagcatgatataaagaaaatgtatatttcagaagaacagaatagcatactcttaGTTGTCCATGTTAAGCCCGGATCTGgttatgccatatggctgtgggctacactagttcatttagcagacatgaTTTGATTAAAATGTTATAATacgaagaatacaattgaacataacGGAATTAAATagaatattttctccaaacaatttgagtgcacacatgcggctattctatgttaagcggttaacaaagaaataggtactcctatatgcttaatttagagttatccacgtaactttagttgtgacaaaatgttgggctatatgtttagatttttaatacacTAAAGCTGCATGAGAATAATGATTTGAAAAAAAGTCACGAAAAGGCACTAGCTCAGCTTTGTTtattgcgcaggctgtacacacttcatcagtctctcattcacaatgtgacaagcacttgataataccTTTagaacattacaatacattcacagatttcacaacacactgtgtgccctcgggCCCCTACTTCACCACATATAttcagtactaaatccatgtgtatttaGAGTGTGTATGTAatcgtgtgtgtatgcatgtgtctgtggcaATGTTTgcgttgcttcacagtccccgctgttccataaggtgttttttttaatctgttttttaaatcgaATTTTATTGcttgtggaatagagttccatgtagtcatggctctgttgTACTGtgagcctcccatagtctgttctggatttggggactgaaGAGACCTCGTGGCATGTCTgcggggtatgcatgggtgtccgagctgtgtgccagtagtttagacagacagctcagtgcattcaacatgtcaatacctctcataaatacaagtagtgatgaagtcaatctctccttcactttgagtcaggagagattgacatacatattattaatattagctctgtgtacatccaatgGCCAGCCgtactgccctgttctgagccaactgcaaatttcttaagtccttttttgtggcacctgaccacacgactgaacagtagtcaaggtgtgacaaaacttgggcctgtaggacctgccttgttgatagtgttaaggCAGAGCATCACATTactatagacagacttctccccatcttagctactactgcatcaatatgttttgaccatgacatttAATCATCATCATGTGATGGGTGAATATTAGCCTATTCTTAATTTAATATTttctttacatacactaaataatatacagtgcattcagaaagtattcagatcccttcactttccacattttgtggaaaaggtgaagtggccggaatactttctgaatgcactgtatgtgtgaaatttgtttcgATTTAGAATGACCCATTATCATGGATCGGTCTCTAAAAAAATATGTCATCCATGCACTTAATTAGCGAATTGAGCACGCTTtccccgtggttcattttcatgcctgccaggtaggctatactcctgttgctTCTCTTTAcgatgtgcttaatattaggaaagttgaatAATAAATATAGTAAGCCTTGCCTAGAAAGCTGATGGGACCCTCTTCTTAAGAGGCCATCACATAGCCTATAaaaatgttgcacaacatgaaCTCATGGGCTCTAACGAagtgtttgattacatttttgaaaacatttgcattgatgtcagtgattagagggacaatagagtgctgagtaccaggcagttagcaagtttggtcattagtagcctaccataggcagcatcagagcttggagaagcctaattatcgTGACTAAATGgtaatgtggaatttgactgtcgTCGTGAATCGTGACCACCGGTGTGGCCGTAATACGGTCACTGTAACAGCCCTAGTCCTCATCCAATTGATCAGCCAACTGAAGTCACTCACCTAGTATGACTTCTGGGGCGCGGTAGTGCCGTGTGGAGACGATGGTGCTGTGGTGCTCGTGGTCAAACGTGGCACTGCCAAAGTCCACCACCCGTACATCCGTGCTCTTCACGGTCCGCTCTTCACGCTTCTGTAGGCAGGAAGGTGAAAAGGGACATGGTTTAAAAACAGAAAATGtcctataaataaataaataaaataaacacactaTCACTGAACTAATTTCAAACCTCATGAAACAAGTAAAAAGTCAACTTTTAGAAAGAGGCCAGTGAGTGATGCCTTGATTACTCCATTTCTGATATCTAGTAACCTTGACATTAACCATACCCGTATCCAAACAGAAAATGCTTCATTTGTTTTGCTCTGGTACATTTATGCCAAGTCATCATCTGCACTTAAGGCCTGCTATGACActcaggatgcatcccaaatggtaccctttaACCTATAAAgtagttaaaagtagtgcactattaggaaatagggtgccatttggggtgcaaCCTTGGTGAACGCAAAACAGGCTCTGAAGAAAGCCCATTATCCTGAGGCATGACTTCTCGTCTCACCTTCTCTACGTTATAGGTCATGGTGAAGTCGGAATTGACAAACAGGATGTTTTCTGGCTtcaggtctgtgtgtgtcagcTTGGTATCATGAAGAACTGTGAGGAGAAAATCCCAGTTAATATCCTAACAAACGAGACATCCACATTCGATGGTGGTGAATGAAAAGAGCACTCCTCTTCTGACAGGTGTTTGAACCAACAATGCCCTCATGTGGCTAAAGGCTTCTTATTGTAAACAACGGTGGCCTTTTATTCCAACCTCTCAGTCTCAAGGGGAGATCTATATAGGGGTTGTTGGAGTgagacttacagtgcattcggaaagtatacagaccTCGTccgttttccacattgttacgtcacagccttattctaaaatgtattaaataaaacatttcaaagtGAACACAGGTTACACATTTTAGCAAatgcattacattttttttttaaacaaataccttctctacatacagtaccagtcaaaagctgacacctactcattctatgGCTTTTCTTTAAATTTACTATCtgacattgtagaaaaatagtgaagacatcaaaactatgaacacGTTATGTCGTAACCAAAAAGAAAAGTTATCAAAAtcgattttatatttgagattcttcaaagtagccaccctttgccctgatgacagctttgcacactcttggcattctctcaaccagcttcacctggaatgctttttccaaccatcttgaaggagttcccacatatgctgagcacttgttggctgcttttccttcaatctgcggtccaactcatcccaaaccatcgcaATTTGGTTggggtcaggggattgtggaggccagatctgatgcagcacgccctcactctccttggtcaaatagcccttacactaactggaggtgtgttgggtcattgtcctgttgaaaaacacatgattgtcccactaagcccaaaaccagatgggatagcgcatcgctgcagaatgctgtggtagccatcctggttaagtgtgccttgaattctaaataaatcacagacagtgtcaccagcacccctacaccatctccatgcttcactgtgggaaccacacatgcagagatcagccattcacctactctgcgtctccaAAAGACATggtgattggaaccaaaaatctcaaatttggactagtcagaccaagggacagatttccaccggtctaatgtccattgcttgcaTTTCTTGGTCCAAGCATCTCTTCTCATTGATGTCCTTTAattagtggtttatttgcagcaatccGACAATGAAGCCcgctcttgccataatatggacttggtgttttaccaaatagggctaccttctgtataccacccctaccttgtcacaacacaactgactagctcaaacgcattgaggaaagaaataccacaaattaacaaggcacaccggtgaattgaaatgcattccaggtgaccagctcatgaagctggttgagagaatgccaagagtgtgcaacgctgtcatcaaggcggctactttgaagaatctcaaataaaacattttgatttgtttaacacttttttggttactacatgattccatgtgtcactTCATAGCTgacgtcactattattctacaatgtagaaaatagtcaaaataaagaaaaatctttgaatgaatgtgtcctaacttttgagtGGTACTGTAGCTATTccgcccctttgctatgagactcgtaattgagctcaagtgcatcctgtttccattgatcatccttgagacatttctataacttgattggagtccacacacctgtctagataaggtcccacagttgacagagcaaaaaccaagccatgaggtcgaaggaattgtccacagagctacgagataggattgtgtcgaggcacaaatctggggttcattaaaaaaaaggtggcaaaaaaaaatgtctgcagcattgaaggacgccaagaacacagtggcctcaatcattcttaaagggaagaagtttggacccaccaagactcttcctagaactcagctggctgcccagccaaacagaggaatcgggggagaagggccttggtcagggaggtgaccaagaatccaatgGTCACTGAAGGAGCTACAgcattcctctgtggagatgttcgaaccttccagaaggtcaaccatctgtgcagcactcaaccaatcgggcctttatggtaaagcggccagacagaagccactcctcagtaaaaggcacgagaGCCAAcaagtttctctggtctgatgaaaccaagatttaactctttggcttgaatgccaagcatcacgtctggatgaaacctggcaccatccctatggtgaagcatggtggggcagcatcatgttgtagggatgtttttcagtggtagagactgggagactagtcaggatcaagggaaaaatgaacagagtaaagtacagcgagatccttgatgaaaacctgctccagagcgctcaggacctcagactggggcgaaggttcaccttccaacaggacaacagccctaagcacacagccaagacaatgcaggcatggcttcgggacaagtctcaatgtccttgagtggcccagccagagcctggacttgaacccgatcaaacatctctggtgcaacctgaaaatagctgtgcagtgatgctccccacccaacctgacagagcttgagaggatctgcagagaaaagtgggagaagctccccaaatacaggtgtgtcaagcttgtagcgtcatacccaagaagacaagaCTGAAAtcgcagccaaaggtgcttcaacaaagtactgagtaaaagggtctgaatacttatgcaaatgtaatAGTTTACTAAAaagtgtaatacatttgcaaacatttctaaaaacctgttatgctttgtcattatgtggtattgtgtgtagattgaggggggaaaaaaactctagattaaggctgtaatgtaacaaaatgtggaaaagtaaatggggtctgaatactttgcagATCCACTGTATGGCGGTAGGTCATGTTGAAATTGTTGAATTGAATGTGTTCTTGATAAGTAATTTGATTAAATAAAAGGCCATACAAACAAGACAGTAGCGTAATATTGTAGTGCACGTACACTTGACAGCCAGGCTGTTTTAATAAGAATTATGACTAGATGACTGGTAGCATCATAGCATCTGAGTGTACTTATGCCAGGCCGGTAATGGTAAAGAACATGCCCTCAACGACTTAGCGGGTTAAATAAAaggcaatttaaaaaaatatatatatataaataaacttACACTTGACAGACAGGCATAGCTGGTAGGCCATGTGTCGGACCTGGGCGATGGAGTAAGGCAGGTAGTTGTTCTCCTTGAGGAAGTCAAAGGTGCTGAGGGCCAGCAACTCAAAGGAGATACACATGTGTCCGTGGTAGTCGAACCAGTCATACATCTGCACACACAGGCTGGGAGTAAAGAGGAGTCTCATATTAAATAACACTAAAAGCTAACATAATCGAACAACAACGAAATGATACAGGATCGAGACAGGGCATTTTTTTCTGATCAAAAAAGGGCTTAGATGGTGGGTGTGGAAATGGGCATGTTCAGCACTGCTCTGGATCGATcacatgttccagttcctgccaatatccaacAAGTTCACGTAGCCATtgaaggagtgggacaacattccacaggccacaatcaacagccaatgtcaactctatgtgaaggagatgtatcacgctgcatgaggcaaatgatggtcacaccagatactgactggtcttCTAATCCACACCTCTACTTTTTTCCCTTaccagatgcatatctgttttcCTAGTAATGTGAAATCGATAGTTTAGGGCCTAATGAAATGTACATTTAcccatttccttatatgaactggtTCTCAGTAAAATCTTAAATTGTTGAATatatatttcccttcactggtaaCGAACAATACACCAGTGGTCAAAGTAGTAGGTATACTCACTGTTTGTTTTCCGGGTCTTTCTCATTGATTCTCTCCAGCACATTGATCTCCAGACGAGCTGCTTCCTTGTATTTCTCCACATTTTTTATGATCTTCAGAGCAACAGTGGCTCCTCCCCTGTAAAACACAATGAATGAGAAAGATAAACAGTTAAGGTAAGGCTACAGGTAtggacatcccaaggatccctCATAGCACTAACCTTAGGTACAGTCAGACAAAGTTTTTTGAATATTCTTCAGGCTTTTCCTCT includes these proteins:
- the clk2a gene encoding dual specificity protein kinase CLK2 isoform X2; this encodes MQCIDHRRGGATVALKIIKNVEKYKEAARLEINVLERINEKDPENKHLCVQMYDWFDYHGHMCISFELLALSTFDFLKENNYLPYSIAQVRHMAYQLCLSVKFLHDTKLTHTDLKPENILFVNSDFTMTYNVEKKREERTVKSTDVRVVDFGSATFDHEHHSTIVSTRHYRAPEVILELGWSQPCDVWSIGCILFEYYLGFTLFQTHDNREHLAMMERILGPVPSRMIRKTRKQKYFYRGRLDWDESSSAGRYVRENCKPLRRYLLSEAEEHHQLFDLIESMLEYEPTKRLVLANSLRHPFFESGTAGDAVGGKSWEGNRDISR
- the clk2a gene encoding dual specificity protein kinase CLK2 isoform X1: MPHSRRYPSSELASRSSYQDRDRGRKQRHRRSPSFSSSSDRERDKDRRGRGNRQEGSYARSRSYNNRSADRRPYDRRYCEGYRRLDQSRERDRDRGNREREHGGAAVDSYYAPDLSPSMCDYRRGREREQEESYRRKGSRRKHKRRRRRTRSYSPSSSRSDSRTRALSVRDDEEGHLICRSGDVLQERYEIVSTLGEGTFGRVMQCIDHRRGGATVALKIIKNVEKYKEAARLEINVLERINEKDPENKHLCVQMYDWFDYHGHMCISFELLALSTFDFLKENNYLPYSIAQVRHMAYQLCLSVKFLHDTKLTHTDLKPENILFVNSDFTMTYNVEKKREERTVKSTDVRVVDFGSATFDHEHHSTIVSTRHYRAPEVILELGWSQPCDVWSIGCILFEYYLGFTLFQTHDNREHLAMMERILGPVPSRMIRKTRKQKYFYRGRLDWDESSSAGRYVRENCKPLRRYLLSEAEEHHQLFDLIESMLEYEPTKRLVLANSLRHPFFESGTAGDAVGGKSWEGNRDISR